The DNA window attttattgacactaaacctaccacagccggtcaaaatgaccgttccagactttttattttacaattactgaaattgtaaaagtgcttcTTTGAGAGAATGTATTGTAATACGatccgcacaaaatccaaataaattcaatcttgtcttttttataagacaacctgtattagttgcttttaaggctcggtaggtttaccGTTAATCTACAGCAGAAAtgggtaggtgcaatttaaaacagtagaaaggtTACAACGAGTCCCAATCTATTACTCTCAGCTTgacaaaattattaaagtaaGAACGAACTGTATCTCTATCTGGCTCAAGTCATAAAGATTCGCGCTCCAATGGTATAAATTAATCAAgcaattaaaatcaagcaatgacgaatatacacgtcgaacgcgggCCAAATGCCTCTactataaattttacgaaaaaagtgaAGGAAAACGaggaagaattacatttttattcgataacaaaattaacaattcattaacgttaaccgcaccgcaatagagatGTGgtccgacgtgtatacacgaCAATCGCGCTTAACTAAAGAGTGTTGAAACATAAGTAACCACGTCGCAACTTTGAAATCCGACTTTCGTTCGATTCGGAAAGCATGCGAGCATACGCGCGAGCGAAGCCAAGAGTTTTACCGTGTTTCGGAGCAGAGAAACGCGAAGAAATTTACCGTGGAACCCGATAGCGCTATCGGAGATTCCGGCGCGTATAGTCGAACGCCATCGGGTGTGTTTTTCGCGAGAATCGCGAAGCGCCGCGTTGCTTGTTTTTCCGGTCGCGAAAATTGAAAGCACGCGGCCGCCTGCCCGTGAAAGAATCCGTTGCCACCGGAAAAAGTTCGAGCCGAATAAAATACAGAGTCTCGCGAACCTGTAAATCACGGCACTGGGAACGATCTTGCGTCGCGGCGCGCCAGTCTCGGAAGAATTATCGCGACAACCAGCGCCGGATATCTCTCTTCTCCCTTCCCTAACCTGCGCGCCTACATCTTTTCTCTCTTATTCACGGTTTCCGTTGTTTCCTTCGCCCCCTCCTCCCGCCGTTCCAGACGGGATACGCGACCCGGGGACCGTCGTCCCCTAAGAACTGTTCGCGAAGTCTCCCGAGAATCTTTTCTTCTGTCGcggttgtttcttttttttttttttgtttgttggtCGCGGTTGCCTGCTCGCCGAGGCGAAATTGGGTTAAACTCGCCGGGTCACGTTCCCTTTAAACGGAAAGGTCAGCCTCGAGTTTCCCACCGGCAATCTTTTCGACTTCTCGATCCATTTCCGCGATTGGCGACTCGGAGTAATACGACGGCCGACTAGAAAGTTAAAGGTCGAACGAATCCAGCCACAGAGTCAATTACAAAAGTCTTCGGTACGGCTGTTACATTAAAAACAGTGGAAAACAAAGGGTTCCGCGACGCGCACACTTTTCTACGCGTTCCGTGATGCCAATGATCGATTGGCACCGCGTACAGAACCGTCCGTGTATTAAGAGGTTTTCCCTGtacaaacaaataaacaaatactaaattgtaaataaatattaaacacTGCACCGCAGATTGGACTATTACTCATCCGATGTTCGCACGCTGTTAGCGAGTTAACGGCTAAAACAATAGACTGTTCGCCACTGAAGTGGAGCCACTATAAATTCTGCTTTACAAACTCGTTTATATTAATTACCAGCCACGTATTTTTCATTGTCGGTCACGACAGTCTCTCGGTTATCCAGAAGTTGTCCTACGCGTCTCTTGTACGACGagatatagggtgtcccaaaatgacctgacatttaaatttattaataaaacgtttttcttttcaggtatgcatgtttttattttaatataacgtACAAACATGGAGGTTATGCGTGGAACACAATATCTGGTAAATGGCCGCCTCGTCCCTATTTGCAAACTTTCACTCTCttgacgaaattttcgataacaGCAGCATTCTAAAAAAAGTACGGCCCAATCGCTCCTCCAACCCAAAATCCGCAACCAATCAGTGACTCGTGGAGGATGCATGGGAAACTGTTGAATCACTTGTGGATTTTCGGTCCCCCAAATTCGTCATTCGtcgctgaaaatgattttgcgaGACGGTGCGTTACGATGACCAAAATCCGTGCGGACTTTTCGGACCGTCTCTGCAAAGTTTTCACCATTTTTCTAGtcaattttcagaatttctatGCGTTGCTCGATCGTGTAATTCTCCATGACTGAACCTCGATACTTCGTTATGCCAGTTGCCAAAGATTAAAACAAAATGacgcgcaatttaaaatgtcaggtcattttcGAACACCGATTACttacaattacagtgaattctcgatatatgtcaacaacacgggtccaggTGACGTATCCccagagccgtgttatgtttacactcctcggcgtccatactccgcagtagtggggatagttccgcgacgttgatcatccaggccttggcgacatatatagagaaatcactgtacagggtgccaaaaaattatatgtcacggccaccatagcgtgattctacacctacgatttggtggaaattgacataaaaaactccccgcaaaattgaccttgaccttgacaatcaaggtcaaaaaacaacaattttctttgcttaatcgtgttctactggtcataacgatcaactttgtgaaagaaaccatgggtctttcagcttctttctttcattctgtagttagggaaataggagtatcatgattatgataatttcatacccaacgagatagctcACTGGTAGGACCCGCTGTacgatagtacgctatttacttatatattggcgctggatgtaaaaaatttacaaataaagaagctgcaaagattataagaaatgcaacatcatttttcaagagaacggttgagatgcgacccacggtttctttcacaaagttgatcctcatgaccagtagaacacgattaagaaaacaaaaatttttgcttttttgaccttgatcttcaaggtcaaggtcaattttgcggggagttttttatgttaatttccaccaaatcgtaggtgtagaatcacgctatggtggccgtgacatataattttttgacaccccgTGCGTAAAGATTCGCAGAAAAATTCGCGTTAAAATTCACGTTCCGATCTCTGGCATGTCCATTCGTCTTTGGTAAGAGTTCCATTCGCTTGAACACTGGCAAACTGCTTCGATTCGGCGAGCGCGACGATTCTCGAAGCTGGCGACGGCGGCTGCGGGCGCGACACGCGACGAGGATCCGCGGCGGGCGATTTCCCCACCCCCGCAGCTCGCGACGGTGCGCGGTGATGGAAAGCGGAGATCGAGACGCTGTCGGCGAACAGCTGGCGGTTGCACGCGTATTTGCCGTCGGAGGAAACTTTTCAAAAGGTTTAAAGGCTAGAACCTTTGAAAGGATTGAAAGGGCGGTGTGTAGACGAGAGAGCGCgttaaagagagagagagagagagagagagagaggggggggtcGTGAGTCGTGGATGGCGGAAGGCGAGGGTGGAagtgcggctgcggctgcggcggcAGTGCGTGTCACAGTTTACGGGAGCGTCGCGGCTCCGATAGAGCGATAGGGCGGCGGGCGGGCACACGGCCTCCGTCTCGTTAATTTTCGCCTTTCGGAGAAAGGCGGCGGCTGCCGTTGCGGGGGTGTTCCGTTCGTTCGTTAGCCGACCGACGCGAATAATGCGGATTCCTATAAACTCGTCACGCACCGCGGCCGGTATCGATAGAAGAATGTCCTTTAATTAATGCTCGCTCGCGGTGCGACGCGAATGCCGGCGCTACCCGCGCCACCCTCTTCCATCCTCCTTCACCCGGCTTCACCCTCCTTCGCCCTCCCAATTCGGTCCTCATctgctccttttttttttttacccgcGCGTCGCCGACGTCGTTCGAGGGCGCGTTTTTTAGACGATCGCGCGCGCTGCTCCGAactctagagagagagagagagagagagagagagactgttgTTCCACCCTTGAACGGGCTAGAACGACCACCCCCCGCCCGACGGAATCGTCGTTCGATTCCGAGCGAACGAGCACGCCGGGTTACGCGGATTTTTACGAGCCCGCCTACCTCCTGCGAACTTTCTTCTTTCACCCTTCTTCCTCCGGGAAGAGAGATTGCCGATGCTTCCTTTCGGCTGGGAGCTAGCTTACCCTCCGTTACCCTGCGATCCACTGAGTCGCGAAAGTGCCGGAGAATGCGGCGGGCTGCTCTCGATGCTCGATGCGGCGGAGAGAACCACGGAAATGCTAGACACGATCGACAGAAATCGGGAACTCGCCTTGCCAGGAGTAGTTTTATTTAGTCGATTCGGCGAGACTCGGCACGCGCTGGATGGCGTGTTCGAGGAACGATTCGAGTGTCCTCCGAGAGTATTATCTCGGGTCCCCTCCTCGTCGGATTTAACCCTCGACAATGGACAATTTTGCGAGCCCCGAAGACGTTGAAATCCGAGCCCGTTCCAGCGACACAGCAATATCATATTAGGgccacccataagtaatcaattatttgcaaagaattcgtttcgcctttagttctgtaccgatccttgaagaggaaacgcgtattcttttatagttttcggtcaagcagcctgtgttcaaaatattctaaaaagtatcatttttgcgaaaatggcggcgtccgaaaaaatcaaagaatcgcaatgggaagttttaccgcaccccccgtactcaccggatattgctccctccgatcttttcagatctctggagcattatttaagaaataaaacattctgtagaagatgttaggaggcaccttgagtcatattttgcttgacgaaccttggatttctgtaagagggggattgaaaatttacggtaaagatggcaaactgtccttgataacgatgcagattatataataaattaagaaataaagacttgaatttactacaaagtttgttttagattcttATTGGCCCCCCTAATAATTGTAGGAAGATAAACATCGACGTTTCTTGAAACGACACAATTTCTCCGTCCTCGACCGTGCTCGTTTGTTAACGAGATGACAGGAGAAGCATAGGGCATCGACACTTTCGCCCCGTGGAGCATTCTTCTCCCCTGAAAATCTATTTGCAATAAAATAATTGagttcctccttcttcttcttcgtctctgTTTGCGATCGTCCGTAACCAGAAGACGTTCTCCGTCGAGGATGGGAAAAAGAGGGCGGCCCTCTACAATGTTGAACCGCGTTGAACCGTAACGAGAGCGAAGAGACCTCTCTTCGGGAAGAGCGCAAAGGAGAATGAGAGAAAGAGCCGGGCTTCGTGTAAAACAGTCGCCGTTTAAAACTGTAAATAGCGTAACGAGGCTCGTCTCGGATCGCGGAGAGAAGGACGCGATGAATATCATTTGTAATTCCGTTAATGGACCACGCAGCGAAATTCGTCCTAGAATCGTCAAAGAGGTCGGGCCCCGCGCGGCAAGCCCGTCTCGCATTTAAACGTCACTCGAGAacctactctctctctccctctctcttcctcctctcgaCGTTCCTCTTTGCGTTCTCGCCAATTGACCTCGTCTATTAAACCGAGGAAGGCGGACATTTCTGACGGACCGCGCTATGTTGCGACCACTTGGTCCCCCGCGACCCGTCACCCCCTTCTCTTTCGCAAATGTCCCCTTTCGCTCGATAATTTCGTCGTCCAGGATTGCGGAAAGTTCCGGTTTTCGAAATCCTCGACGAAAACATCGGTCGGAATACCGGTCGACGTTCGGACCGTGACTCACGATCGATGAAATCGTAAAAATACCGGCGTAATCCAGAAATTTCGTACGGTTTAATATACCAGCGTTGGCAATTTGGAAGTTCTGGCGGGAAGCTCGGTAGCACCTGGTTCAAAATCAACGGAGACATGTCCCGGGGTTAATACCCGGCGCCGCACGGAAGCGACTCACGCTCCGTTTCCCGCAATAACTGTGTTCCCGCGATCTTTTGTCATTAGCGGCGAGAGCGGCCAGTTCCGCAGAGCTGAGCCgtctcgcgccgcgccgcgccgcgccaacCACCGCGCTACCCCGCAACCGGAGGGTGTGTTTGCTCTGCCATTCTGTTCCGTCTCGCTCGCTCCTGCACCCTCGAATCTTCGAGGCCCCCGAGACCGGCGGCAGGCCCCCGAGGGATTTGCCGAGACAGCCGGGTAGGATCGAGGGACCGCCTTATCTCGTCAACAAACGTTGTAACGCTTCAAACGATTACGCACGCAAAGATTCCTCCCGAACGGACGGGACAGCGTGAAAAGAACAGAGAACGGGAGCCGACTGCTCTAATTACCGTACGCTAACGAATCGAGGGGTCCTCCGTTGTTCGCTGCGAGACGGACAGGCTCGTCTTTTCGCCGACAAAGATGGCCCCTGGGCCGTTATCCTCTGCCCGGCGCCGGACTCGAAATTCAAGAGAAAATGAATGTTCTTGTTGGGATGACGAGGTTAGGAGATTAAATGTAACTTTATATTCGAGGTGTTTATTTAAACTCCGCAACGGAATAAACGTTGATCAGTTTGGTTAATGCATATGTTACCGTGAATGAccgaaattggagaatgtcgactttcaccggtgaatgtcaacagataccaaatacgtcggtgaaagatcgaatattttattacattgttgtatattcggaccctgtccggtgtatgtcgacaatcacagatatgctctggtggAGATCCAAAACAGAAGTGTCAAAAAACAAGCGACTGGCTCTCTCCCGCCAAATCCTTTGTTCTGCTCGGAGTCAATCAACTTTGTCAGTCTTATGCAAGCTTTGGTAATCCTTACCTAATCCCGTAGTTCTActcgaaagtcgattcacccccttctacccccaagtgattccctaatcctaaccctgaccctaaccctaaccctaaaccttttttatgaggaaatgtaacgtaacgcacataacccgaaattaatcacgacttggcgtgacgttttatagcgactgaattacggagaagaaaatataaatctccaacatgttcaacattcaccattagtgcatggtgaatgtcaacatttaccggtgtaagtcagaaataagggtatttagcaaatatttcggacatactacaccaagcgactatgtgaatgttgacattcaccggtgaaagtcgacattctccagatttcggtgtttcactgtaacacgTATAACACAATTTTGTACTTTATTGATACACTGAAAGTATAACTATCggtaatagaaatagaaatgtgGGAGGTGTTACTGGCTCGATAGACTGGCTTGGACCGAGGGTTGCCTTCTTCCTCCTTAGGCCCTTTATACGGAAAAAAAGGCGGCGTTCGAGGTGCAATAAACCGCAGGTCAAAAAGGACTTTCCTCTCCGCATGTTACGTGCATTTCGGTGTATACTCCGACAGTTCTTGTTCCGAAAACGAATGATAAACAGTTTGCAGtctcgaactcgaactcgaactgATCGATCTTGTTGCTGGTTGCAGGTGAACGGGCAAGACGTTTCGAATTCCAGTCACGAAGATGCGGTGCGTTGCTTTCAGTCGGCTCAGGAGCCGATCATCGTGGAGGTGTTGCGACGGCAGCCGGCGGTCCAAGGACAGCGACCAGCCTGGAAGGATCAGCCCGCGGAGAAGAACGAGGCCGAGGAGAAGGCGACCGATCCGAGCAAAAGGGAGACACCGGCTCCCTTGTCGCCCACTCTGGTGTCCACGGCGGTCCAGACCGACTGGGCCGGCTTCATCGAGGAGGAGGAACTGCTTCCGGTCCCCATCGGCGTCGACGAGCAGACCAACGACAGCTTCGAAGACTTCCTCGCGCACGACATTGACTTCGAGGTACATACAcaatgatatacagggtggcccacataactctgaacagctcaatatctcgaaaactatgccatcgattttaaagttcttagccttaaattgcatggaaccgaagggcctttctgactacataaacgtgaagtggcctcccttcccctttaacgggggaggggaggtacctttgtaattttaaatggaaccccctataaaatgttacatatttagattctaccggaaaaaacaagtcaattttgtctgaaacattttttcgacgaagtttcgagttgtaggtacttgaagcgctcggaaatagcgttatggaattatacgcccttcataatttagaaacatttcataatttagaaaagcggcttggtaaagctgtcactaatgaaaataatagtgccagtattcttgctgcaattacattaaatcctcatattagtcaacgtacacttgcacaaacatcacatattagtcgttcatcaattcaacgaattttgaaacggcaaaagtatcatccatatcacatggttttatcacaagagctttcgatagcagattgcGATCGCCGCGatcacttcacgtttatgtagtcagaaaggcccttcagttccatgcaatttaagactaagaactttaaaatcgatggcatagttttcgagatattgagctgttcagagttatgtgggccaccctgtatatgatatACGTTGCTTCGCCAAAGTAAGCCCCCGCTATTGAAAAGAATCTCTTCGTTTGTTTCTTAACGCGGTCCGACGTTGACTTTTCTcgaatacagtaatttctccatACAGAGTGtttatttgaaaactttccaacagaatatttcggaaaatatgaaagatattaacactagtgtttacggagcactaaaactgactattttacatttccttataaagataacatgaatatatctatcaaaatctgtagccatttctttttaataatatgtacctagagaaatcaatttgttaaataattcctcatggatccatgtttgcaatctcaatattcgtgaattaaaaatattagaatccgtcattttgacgggtcccgtagatctagtgttaaacaaagtGTAAAACatgtgtccaaggatttcgaagGGAAAAGTGGGGAgagggcagtatcagttttttatttgggtggcgttttcaaggtcatttggaggtcaactttgttttctcaaatggaaacctatattttttattatgggatcttattgtacgtaaaaggaccagcaattttcgtaggatacttttttttatctgcgcGCTAGTTTCGGAGagatttaaagagaagtagagcgagtcatacttatactgcgagaaagtcacgtcgaaatcgttTGTTGCCCGGAGCTCTTcacttacagtgatttctctatatatgtcgccaaggcctggatgataaacgtcgcggaattatccccacaacCATGGGGTATGcacgaagctcgaggggcctcggacgccgaggagtgtaaacataacacggctcgagtatgtctcctggacgatacaggacgctgacaagacccgcgtttttgacaaatatcgagaattcacagtagTTCCTTATTTCTTTGAATCCCATCGCAAGTAGTGTTTCTTAGCTGTCCTAAATAGGGTAACAGAGCtgcagtgactcccaaaaatattccaaaaatatgactctcaaaaataatttagttcAAAGTGCTAAAAAAATGAggtttaataatacttttaagttttaccaagccAACGatcccaagcacaagtcacgtattgtgcaagaatttttattataccgctgccccaaaattcttcattcgccgccccaatcaaaaaaccccaattacatcgatagctgaattaaaacaaagacttgcaactgagtggtcgaatataactgttgaatatttttaaaaaattacaaacaatatgccaaacaggttaagacatgttcttaaacaaaatggttatgccacgaagtattaaacaaatgttgtaatgctaaattacattatctaaattgaaaaattactattgtccgaatatttttgtgagccaaaaatggtacattatttcttttactaatttttattatggaatttatgtatatttttcaaataaattatttacgtTTATCAACATTCATAGATcgtttattgctagaaacaatttccagggcgattgctttatcaacaaacgaattattaaatcatgaagttagttatacctagtgtccgaatatttatgggagtcactgtacctacgagaatacaAATAAGCTGTACAACTGTGTAACAAGTTCCAAAGTAGAAGAGAGGAAACACGTTGGATTAAAAAATATCCTTTCGACGGTCGACCTGCTTTCGATATCAAGTCCGATATTGTCGGTCCGGGCAGTTTCCGAGTGCACGTTCTGGACACAACGCGAGCAACATTCGTCCGAATCGACCGGTGCGAAGACTCCGGGTGTAAACGGGAGGCCGCAACGTTTGACGACGCAAACATCGTTGTGTTCGCAGGAAGTGACGCTGCGGAAGGCAGGAAGCGCGGAGAAACTGGGGCTGACGGTCTGCTACAGCTCCGGGTCCGGCAGCGAGGACGCAGACACGGAAGTTTATATCTCGGAAATAGTTCCTGAAAGTCTCGCGGCGCGCGACGGCCGGCTGCGGGAAGGCGACCAAATCCTGAGGGTGAGTTCCCTGTGAATTATTACCGCGAACCCGGCCCGGTCCGGCCAGATATGAGAAACTCGCCGCTGCGGCGGAACAACGCGAAATGAAACTCACCGCCCCGAAACGCCACTAATCTTCCCCCCTGTTTTCCGCCACCACCTCCGTCACCGTAACCATACCCGTGCCCCCGTAAACCCGCGGATATCCTCCCTCCCGGATTATCATTTAGAGCGTAAGAAATTCGGAAGTAGCAGCCGTCATCGACGTCGACGAGAATCGAACTACTGGGCTGATTCGATTACTACGGCCGGGAGCGAACCAACCAGCTCGTCGCGTTTCCTGCACACGATTTCCTTCCGACCTGCTACCCTTCTAATCTCGTTAGGCGGATTGTAATTACGGACAAAGTGGTCGACTTAAGGGAAATCGGATGGAAGAACGAGCGACGACCGCGTCCCCGGGATTTCTTCCCTCGAACCCGTCTTTGCGCCAGTCAACTCCTTCCGGGTGAGGTCTCGGGCCCAACGACCTACCTCGCGCGTGTCCGGATCTGCCTAAGAGCCCTAAGAGCCATAACGAAAATACGACACAGCAAACGCTCCGCGGCTAGAGAAGATAATTTTAACCGTTTTCCGCTGCGACTGTCTGTGTACaccatttttttttcgttgacaTTTCGTTGAAATTTAGTTGAAATCTTCCGGAGGAAGACTTCTCGAATTCCGTCCGATCGATTGAAAATCCGGCGCACGACGCGACGCTCGGACGAGGTGCATCGATCCTCACTCTGTCCGTTTCAGGTAAACGGGAGAGACGTGGCGAACAAAGAGCAGACCGAGAACCTATTCGCCGAAACGAAGAATGCGGTGACCATTCTCGTCAGCCGATGTCTCTTCCAGGTGAGCTCATTCACTCGGGGCTCTAGCCTCCAGCCTCTAGGCGAGATTATCTCGCTGCGATCCGGACTAAACACGCTGTTCGATTCGTTTTTCAGGAGGACGAGTTCGACGACAGGCACACCTACCGCCAGGTGAGTCTTTGCCCCCTCGAAACGGTTCCCGCGAGGATTcctaatttcgaaattttcttttaacacgttcactgccatgtcacccatatatgggtgacggaattatttctccaggttttcaaatgaatttttacgttgatatattcattgcaccaaatttgatcaggatctgtaaaacacaacagacttggaggactactcaatattatacatttaattttttcaatttttattccattaaataacttactttgattttatgaagtcttggaggtttctagtttggcagtcaaagtgttaacgcgTTTCGTGTCCCGTGACCCATGTGTTGACCTCCGAACGGGAGGACGTCAGTAAATCGTACCGACTCTGGCGAATATTTCGAAACTGATTTACTTAAAAAGTCTAAATTATCGGGAGATTGTTGTAACACGTGTAACATCGTATAACGTCGATCATACCTCCCCAAAGGGTTAAATAGCAGTTccaatagaaaattattgtacTATATCGCGTCGGTCGATCTCCGATCCATTTATGCAGTAACGCAATATCCGCAATTATCCTTCGGTCTTCGAGAGATATAAGATTTAATGGACGAACAAAGTAAGAGGACGCGCGAATAAAGAGCGGATGGCGGCGCTTATTAGGATAGCGTAATTGAGTATGGAGCGACTGATAGGCTGATTGAAGCAAAGTGCTGGAAAGTATGGCACCGTGGAACAGGGGGTTGAAAGGGAGACGCAAAGGGAACATAGAGACAGAGATCGCTCCCGCGCAATTAGGGCGCACTTGAAATAGAGAAATTGAAAGACAAGACtttcgtaaacgaattaaaacGGCCCGATGGGGGACCGCGCCGCTTTCTTTCCTCAAAATCGAAACCCAGGCTCGAAAACTGTTGTAACATCGATATCGTGACTACTATCTCTCTCGGTTTCCATTTTAAAGAATTCTTTTTGGAACAGGTTTCGAGTCCTGCTTGGAATCTTTCGCGGCCCTTTCTTCTTCCGTTGTGACTCGAATGATTCGTTGCCGAGAGTGTTTAGGGCTCGGTTATCTGTGTGCTCTGTGCTCAGGAGTCGCCGCCGCTGTCCCCGGAGCACCTGCCGTCGTACCAGAACAGCTTGATCGAGCAGCTGAtccggcagcagcagcagcagacgGACGAGCGGACCAAAGAGTCGGAGGAGAGCGTGTCGACGTTGAAAGCACCTCCGCCGATACCCTCGCACACTcctcagcagcagcagcagcagcagcaacaaccacagcaacagcaacaatcTCAGGCGAGCAGCGTGTTCTCGACAACAACGTCCTCGTCAACGTGTTCGTCGCAGACCTCGCAGAAGTCCGGGCGGAACGCATCATCGCCGGCGCACCTGCCCGAGGACCGGAAGCAGTGGATgcaggagacgatgaaggactGCGCGAAGAAGATGGAGGGTTTGTGCGTGCGGGGGCAACAGTCCGCGCCGGTCAAGCTGACCGAGGCGTACTCGAGCCACGTGTGGAGCGAGACCGAGCACATCTACGAGACAATACCGGAATCGGACAGCGAGCCGATCTATTCGTCGCCGTACGAGCACCAACATTGGACCCAGAACAATCATGGGACAGCGACCACCTCGACGACCACGGCGACCACGACCACCCAGCAGACCCAGGGTAATCAGACCAGGTGGCACTCCTCGTCGAAGAGCAACAGCTCCGGCGAGGAGAAGGACAGTTCGAGCGCGTACAACACCGGCGAGTCCTGCAACAGCAACCCGCTCACGCTCGAGCTGCACCAGGCCGAAAGAGATCACCACAGAAGCACGCTGGTGCTCTGCCCTCCAAAGACACCGACCGCCatgcaacagcaacagcagcagcaacagcagcagcaacagcaacagctaCAGCAGAGACTCGGCTGCACCTGTCCCGTATCCGCGACGAACAAGCCGACCAT is part of the Halictus rubicundus isolate RS-2024b chromosome 3, iyHalRubi1_principal, whole genome shotgun sequence genome and encodes:
- the Slip1 gene encoding SLo interacting protein 1, producing MDFVILKVNGQDVSNSSHEDAVRCFQSAQEPIIVEVLRRQPAVQGQRPAWKDQPAEKNEAEEKATDPSKRETPAPLSPTLVSTAVQTDWAGFIEEEELLPVPIGVDEQTNDSFEDFLAHDIDFEEVTLRKAGSAEKLGLTVCYSSGSGSEDADTEVYISEIVPESLAARDGRLREGDQILRVNGRDVANKEQTENLFAETKNAVTILVSRCLFQEDEFDDRHTYRQESPPLSPEHLPSYQNSLIEQLIRQQQQQTDERTKESEESVSTLKAPPPIPSHTPQQQQQQQQQPQQQQQSQASSVFSTTTSSSTCSSQTSQKSGRNASSPAHLPEDRKQWMQETMKDCAKKMEGLCVRGQQSAPVKLTEAYSSHVWSETEHIYETIPESDSEPIYSSPYEHQHWTQNNHGTATTSTTTATTTTQQTQGNQTRWHSSSKSNSSGEEKDSSSAYNTGESCNSNPLTLELHQAERDHHRSTLVLCPPKTPTAMQQQQQQQQQQQQQQLQQRLGCTCPVSATNKPTIAKSQQNRRGSSSSHHHRDRADPTVASLPADTMYTNMANLQQTMLLQQQLFKQALNRRNLTTTTAASPKETSAATAKKSKSHGNFQAPNLTRYQFVGSQQVCTSTSWVPPEDKGNNDVQMEWKVKRRADGSRYIARRPVRNRILRNRAIKISEERAGHSTEDDTMSEIKVGRYWTKEERKRQLERARERKQRQQELMLQQQQQQQLQLQQTNELLNSEHPDEKTKKPLNILELSHKKMARKKNTLDDFTTVQEMLVHGNRVGGAGGPGAGGKLMGLLSVTTV